gttagaactccccacttccactgctgaaggcccaggtttgatcactgatcaaggaactaagatcccaaaagccatgtgatgtggccaaaaaacaaaaaaccaggaaAGGAAGAGTGAAGAGGCAGTAGGGGAAAAAGGTAACAAGGAGAGAGTaagataagaaagaagaaaagaagatgtAAGAGCAGTTTTAAGCTACAGGGAGAAAAATGGAGTAGagttaaaaaaatgagaacaatagaAATAGATACAACCAAAAAAAGATTAgctttttagggttttctgttgTTGTCGAAGTCAGGGCTTTGTTGTATCCAGGGCTCAGCCattctctttctctgacattGCCCTTCCTGAGTGACTGTGCTGGAGTTTGATTACTATGGTTGCATTACCATGGTCTTAGCCAGAAACAAAACTGGACTGTCCTCCTTGCCCAGTATTGCTCTGTGCCTTAAAAATCCCAATGCCACCCACTCCCTTCTTGGTTGGAGAGTTGCCCTGGTCTGTGCCAGTAGGGTGTCTGGATGCTTGATTCCCCTGTGCAGTTGCTCATGACCTGCAGCTCACAGCTGAACTCAACATACTTTCCCATCTTTATGAATTGACCATCCTATTCTTTTTCTAAGTCATAAAAATCTGAAActtccattttctgtttttgtttgtttgtttgattcaGGTGCTGAAACCAAAAATCCACAGTTACTGGTTCCAAAAACTGAAATATGTGATGAAGCAGAAAAACCCTTCATCGTTTCAGGAAGAATCCAGAAAGTTGACCCTCAAGGACCCAAGTTAGGAGAAGCCTGTGAAAATAGGAATATGTTAAAGAGGCAAAGAATTAAGAGGGAGCAGAAAGATTTTGGACAGGTGACAAGGAAGGCCTGTCACCTCCCTGAAAACCTCAAAGAAGAGGAAGACCAGAAGTGTCCCAAATCTGAGGAGCGATACACCCTCAGTTCTGGCTCtgttaaaaatcagaaaagcCAGCCTGGGCAGAAACCTTTTACATGCGGCGTGTGTGGGAAAGGCTTCAGCCAGAGTGCAAACCTCGTGGTGCATCAGCGAATCCACACTGGGGAGAAACCCTTCGAATGTCACCAGTGCGGGAAGGCCTTCATTCAGAGTGCAAACCTTGTTGTGCATCAGCGAATCCACACTGGgcagaagccctatgtttgttcaaagtgtgggaaagccttcaccCAGAGTTCAAACCTGACTGTACATCAAAAAATCCACTCCTTAGAGAAAACCTTTAAGTGCAACGAATGTGAGAAAGCCTTCAGTTACAGCTCACAGCTTGCCCGGCATCAGAAGGTCCACATCACAGAAAAATGCTATGAATGTAACGAGTGTGGGAAAACGTTTACTCGGAGCTCCAACCTCATCGTTCACCAGAGAATCCACACGGGGGAGAAGCCGTTCGCCTGTAATGACTGTGGCAAAGCCTTCACCCAGAGCGCCAATCTTATCGTGCATCAGCGAAGCCATACTGGGGAGAAGCCATATGAGTGCAAAGAGTGTGGAAAAGCCTTCAGTTGTTTTTCACACCTCATCGTGCACCAGAGAATTCACACCGCAGAGAAACCTTATGACTGCAGCGAGTGTGGAAAGGCCTTCAGTCAGCTCTCTTGCCTTATTGTGCACCAGAGGATTCACAGCGGGGACCTTCCGTACGTGTGCAATGAGTGTGGGAAGGCCTTCACGTGCAGCTCGTACCTGCTTATTCATCAGAGGATCCATAATGGGGAGAAGCCATACACATGCAATGAGTGTGGCAAGTCTTTCCGGCAGAGGTCGAGCCTCACGGTGCACCAGCGAACCcacacgggggagaagccctaCGAGTGCGCCAAGTGTGGTGCAGCCTTCATCTCCAACTCACACCTCATGCGCCACCACAGAACCCACCTCGTGGAGAGCACTTAGAGGACAAGGGAGACCTCCAGGTGCCGATCGAAACCTCCCGCTCCCCAAGTCAGATAGACACCTCTTGGCTGTTTCCTCCTCGGCAAAAATGAACCCTGCTCTGTCCTACAAAGTTACGGTtttggtctttcctggtggtccagtggttaagactcagcttccaattcagggagcatgggtttgatccctggtcagggaagttccatatgctctgtggccaaaaaaaagaaaaaaagcaacagtttTCAGGAGTGCAGCACAAAACACAAGGCACATTTCAGAGGCtagtttaaagaaaatgaaaacaaaggccTCAAGGCAAGGATTTTGTTTTTAACGGTACTCCAAGTGATCATATTGTCTGAAGTGGGATGTGGCCTTCTTAGAAATGGGTCATACAGAGCTCCGTGATAAAGATCCTTCTGGGGAAAAggatttttcacttaattttgttttggaaaactcttaatttttctgggcaACATGCAGGTTATTGGTGTGTCTGACTGATGGAATTCGAGAGCTTTGAACCTTGTGTTCTAGTATTTTGGGTTTAAGCAGTGACTCATGAAGGAAACCACTTGGGATAGCAATTCACCAACAATTCTCACCTATGAACATGATAAGTTTTCCATTCcctgggtaatttttttttttaattaaaaaaaaaaacaaccacccaACTGTCTGCCACTCCTTAAATGGATGGAAGTAGGAACTGATTGTTTCCCTCATGGTCTGCACCTCATGACAGTTGGATTGGTAAAGCTCTGGGGACTGCTAATGAGTCTCTTCTGATCATTTCCCAGCCTGCATGGCCAGTCACTTGAGGACGGATGGAGACTGCACAGCAGAGCCACCGACACTGCTGGGCTGTGttcctttgaaaagatcaacaagtCTTCTAATAACAACCCTGGTTACCACTGCATTCCATTTGAGTGAGACATTGCTAACAGACCCCTTCCCAGATACAGGAGTCACAGAATAAAGCTGGAGGCATGCCCACTTTGCTCTCATTCCACCCAGGCCAGCCAGAGGGCTCAGCTTGGGCATCATTGTCACTTTCCAAATGATCTGGTCATTAGAAGAAATAATGGAGCCCTTGTAATTCCGAGAGGACCCAagaggaaaatgaacagagagggagggggcagagTGGGATTCCTAAGGTcttaatttggttttttttttggaaattcaGAAGTATTGGCATATGAAAACTTTTAGGAGGAGGAAAAAACTGGCTAAGGTAAGATACCTTTGTTACCATTTGAGCCTTTATTCCTGGAAAAACAGTTTCTACAACTATGCAATAGATAAGAGTCATGTAATAATATTGCCTTGTATTTATATAGAACCTGGTTCCTTGTGTACCTTCTTGTGTAGAGTCATAATACCTGGCACTTATATTGTGTTTTCACAGAGATCATTACGTTAATCCCTGTTAAACTGAAAGAGCTGTTTGTCCCCTTTATCTGAGAGAGGTCATTTAACCAAGACTAAGTAACAAGCCTGTGTTCAGACCCAAGACCTAAATCCAGGTTTCTTTTGTTCTGCCATGTTCATTCCATGTCTTACACATGTAACCCCACCCGAATCTGTGGGAGAGTCTGAGAAAGGGGTAGATAGTCTCATTTTTAGGTGAAGAAGCAGAGGTGACAGATTTGGGGGTGTGCCTTAGAGTGACCAGCAAACAGCAAATTTAAGATAGGGTTTGAGTCTCTTCTTTTGATTTCTGGGTCTATCTCCATCCTACTCTCAGCATGCAAGTATTTATTGTAAATGCTATACCTGGTGAAAGCACTTAGGGGCAGCTCTTGTGCGTAAGTCCTTGCATTTATTGTCTCATTTCTTCAGGACTCAATATTAGTTATATAGCATTTTGTAGTTTACAGAGTACTTTGCCATACAAAAGGCATACACAAAAAGCTTACTAACTTCTTAACTTGTTCTCCCCTTTAACCACAGTCTTTCATCAAAGCATGCTTGACTTCTCTTCCCAGTTTCACTCTGAATCATATAGACACAAAAAATCGATACAAGTCACAACTAAGAACCAAAAGTGCTCTTGCCTTCATAGACCCTGATGGTGACTCTTTCTCTTCCCAGTCTGGAAGGGGAAAGACCCAAAAATACCACATGTCTCTGCTGAGATTAGGAACAAGTTAGGTATCTTCCTCCCTGAGTGAtcaggaggctcagagagggcgaGCAGGTCTGAAGATTCAGGGTAAATCGGTGACACTAATACACTAAGAGGCCAAAAGTGTGCTTTCCTGAAAGATAGCCAAGATTTGTGACCATTAAGATGGTTAAACAGAGCCTCACGTTGTGTTTTTATCCATGTAACTAACTGAACACTAAGTCATGGCTGATTGTGATCTCCCCTGTATTCGTAGGGAGTTCAGAAGAGCTATCCAGATGATTATCATGTAAAGCTAGGTTTGGGAATCACTGACCCAGTGTTTTACAACATTGGTTTTTAACCTCATTTGCATGTTAGAATTATCTGAGACACttgaaaatttttctgttttaggcctcagtattttttaaaactttggaaGGGAGTGAACCACTGCCGACAAGTAAAACCTGCAGGTCACAGATGTGTGTGATCAGAGGTGGAGGGGACCTCTCAGATAAGGCAGTGTTCTGCTTCAGCAGGAAAGGACACTGAGCGCATCGGCTTCTCTGCTTCTAACGACCCTTGGCTGCTGAGACTCTGTGACCTCACTCCTCTATTTGTGTTTTATGTGAATATAccaaacattttctttatatgaacAAAACAAGTTCTATATATAAGATGCTTTTCTGTTCCCCCATTCTACAAAATGACTTTTTAcgtttttgtttgtatttcatCTCCAGATCTGGATTTCCACAAATCACACTCAGGTTCAGGACCCCGATCCTACACTAATCATATGAGCCTAATAGGTTGCTAAACAGATCAGATCCTTCCCCACCTCATAACAACTTTCCCTCCCAATTCAATTCCAACCCTCAAAACAAATTATCAGCTACTTTTTCCAGTAGGACTTCTGGTAGGAGAGAAGTGACTACACTTTGTAATCAAACGTGGCTtaggttttccttttccttggggTCAtcacccttctttttttttttttcatgcaaacTTAGATCCCCCAGCAGGAATCGAATCCTCCCTTCAGTGGAGgctcacagtcttaaccactgcaccgccagggaagtcccttcatctCCCTTCTTCCTAGGCTGGTCTTGCCAGAAGTAGTTGGGAACTCTGAAGCCTCATTTTCTTAAGTTGCTGAGAACTATCAGTCTTTCAGCTCTCAGACAGAGAGCTAGGCCTAATGATGAGCATTAAGGGTTGAATGTAGAAGTCTGTTTTTACCCTTAAGTGAGACCAACAGATTTATGTTACGTGGAGCAAAGGGATGCAAAAGTGAAATCATGTACGGGTGCTTTGGGGGCCTGGGGGAGAGATTCCTCATCAGCATACTGGCACATAAGCTCACACCCCCGCCTCTCAAACACAGTTAGCTGTGAATCCTCCAGGCTCAAGAAGCTAGTCCTTCCACCATGCTGTGGGTCCCCTCTCTCCTCTAGGTGGCTGTCCTCCCACTTCTGTCACTTCCCCACCTGTGTGCCTAACCTTTCTGGGGTCACGGTCTCTTTGAGAATCTGGTGGAGGTTGTGGATCCTCTTTAGGAGAAACTCAGATTGCACGCTCAGTTTTGTGTTCAATTGTGGAGGCATAGAAACTCCCTGAGGCTAATCCGAGGATCCTTTGGGGTCTCAAATCACACCTGTGGATGTACTATGAAATCACCCACACCTGCAACAGaatggtaactttattttttgactgtgtgtGACTtatagggtcttagttccctgaccagggagtgaacaccagcccctgcagtgaaagtgctgaatcctaaccactgtgctgccagagaattcccagtGACATTTTTCAAAATCAACATCAGACCACAGAATCTCTAGGGGTGTTGCCCAGACACATAACCTTTTCAATCTTGCTCCTCCTGGATTTCCGCCCGCCCTCCTCAGCAAATGGTGTCATCATCCAGCACCCAGACCGGAAACCCAGGAGCCATTTCTGGCTTCCAGTGTATTGGGCATTGATGACAAAAATAGTTATTATGCACTCTCTTTGTGGCAGACATGGTGCTAGGTCCTGGGGTGCCAAACCAACCAAGGCCTGCATTTCCCCTCTTTCATGTCTCACTGGAAAGCTGGATCCCTTA
This genomic stretch from Muntiacus reevesi chromosome 4, mMunRee1.1, whole genome shotgun sequence harbors:
- the LOC136166621 gene encoding zinc finger protein 35 isoform X1, with the translated sequence MTAELREAVALAHWGPVTVKKEEEEEGFAGQASSQQVHSENIKVWAPGEAPQTCLPVSEQEEKGQNIFWDMAVVLKPTQEAPAASTPGSSSLPETLAKSELLDTHGNMGCLGAETKNPQLLVPKTEICDEAEKPFIVSGRIQKVDPQGPKLGEACENRNMLKRQRIKREQKDFGQVTRKACHLPENLKEEEDQKCPKSEERYTLSSGSVKNQKSQPGQKPFTCGVCGKGFSQSANLVVHQRIHTGEKPFECHQCGKAFIQSANLVVHQRIHTGQKPYVCSKCGKAFTQSSNLTVHQKIHSLEKTFKCNECEKAFSYSSQLARHQKVHITEKCYECNECGKTFTRSSNLIVHQRIHTGEKPFACNDCGKAFTQSANLIVHQRSHTGEKPYECKECGKAFSCFSHLIVHQRIHTAEKPYDCSECGKAFSQLSCLIVHQRIHSGDLPYVCNECGKAFTCSSYLLIHQRIHNGEKPYTCNECGKSFRQRSSLTVHQRTHTGEKPYECAKCGAAFISNSHLMRHHRTHLVEST